Proteins found in one Bacteroidales bacterium genomic segment:
- a CDS encoding lasso peptide biosynthesis B2 protein — translation MLVSKIFNLKKNERRIFFEAAWTTLWVRIITTVFHIKHYTRWLGQSRLETDITTPSPHEKEQIIQVKAAIARCRHLVWSRKCLVESIAAKRMLHRRNIQSTIYMGVAKNDRGRMIAHAWLRSGNIWVSGGRNRQKYTIVGCFS, via the coding sequence ATGCTTGTATCCAAAATTTTCAACCTGAAGAAAAATGAACGCCGGATTTTTTTTGAAGCTGCGTGGACAACTTTATGGGTACGTATCATCACGACTGTTTTTCATATAAAGCATTATACACGATGGTTAGGACAGTCCCGTCTGGAAACGGATATAACTACTCCGTCTCCGCATGAGAAAGAACAGATTATACAGGTAAAAGCGGCGATTGCCAGATGCCGGCATCTGGTCTGGTCACGTAAATGCCTGGTCGAGTCTATTGCAGCCAAAAGGATGTTACACCGAAGAAATATTCAGTCGACGATATACATGGGTGTTGCTAAAAATGATCGGGGAAGGATGATCGCTCATGCCTGGCTGAGAAGCGGAAATATATGGGTTTCGGGAGGACGGAACCGTCAGAAATATACTATTGTGGGTTGTTTTTCCTGA